A portion of the Roseovarius sp. SCSIO 43702 genome contains these proteins:
- a CDS encoding alpha/beta hydrolase — MSVARSLLNAWLRRVERPHLARAKDPQRLRRSFELKARLFLHGPRGATREEGTLEHGGRQVPALHVRAREAGEGPVVLYLHGGGYVFGSPRTHAAMLATLSREARCRVVLPDYAKAPDRAFPAAVEDALCAYRALEAEPGGVILGGDSAGGGLALAILGEIVRLGLRRPRGLFAFSPLTDMTFSGASLRENAACDAVLPAERAGEMAEMYLAGHDPADPRASPLFAGFAGAPPVWLCVGDTEILRDDARRMAERLRAQGVEVQLREHHDLPHVWPLFHNVLPEGRATLREVAGWIRSL; from the coding sequence ATGAGCGTCGCGAGGTCCCTGCTCAACGCCTGGCTACGCCGTGTCGAGCGGCCCCACCTCGCGCGGGCGAAAGACCCCCAGCGGCTGCGCAGGTCGTTCGAGCTGAAGGCGCGGCTTTTCCTGCACGGACCGCGGGGCGCCACGCGCGAGGAGGGGACCCTGGAACATGGCGGGCGGCAGGTGCCGGCGCTGCATGTCCGCGCGCGAGAGGCCGGGGAGGGGCCGGTCGTCCTTTACCTGCACGGCGGCGGCTATGTCTTCGGAAGTCCGCGCACCCATGCTGCGATGCTGGCCACGCTGAGCCGCGAGGCACGGTGCCGGGTGGTGTTGCCGGATTATGCGAAGGCGCCCGATCGCGCGTTTCCCGCCGCGGTCGAGGATGCGCTTTGCGCCTATCGCGCGCTCGAGGCCGAGCCGGGGGGCGTCATCCTCGGCGGAGACAGCGCGGGCGGTGGCCTGGCGCTGGCAATTCTGGGCGAGATCGTGCGGCTGGGATTGCGCCGCCCGCGGGGCCTCTTCGCCTTCTCGCCGCTCACCGATATGACCTTTTCGGGCGCGAGCCTGCGCGAGAACGCGGCGTGCGACGCGGTTCTTCCGGCCGAGCGTGCGGGAGAGATGGCCGAGATGTATCTTGCCGGCCACGACCCGGCCGATCCACGCGCCTCGCCGCTTTTCGCCGGGTTCGCGGGCGCCCCGCCGGTCTGGCTCTGCGTCGGAGATACCGAGATCCTGCGCGACGACGCGCGACGGATGGCGGAGCGGCTGCGCGCGCAGGGCGTGGAGGTGCAGTTGCGCGAGCATCACGACCTGCCGCATGTCTGGCCGCTGTTTCACAACGTGCTGCCCGAGGGTCGGGCGACACTGCGCGAGGTGGCCGGCTGGATCAGGTCTCTTTGA
- a CDS encoding YifB family Mg chelatase-like AAA ATPase, whose product MVARAYTVAFQGVEARPVEVQCAVTPGLPGFSLVGLPDKAVSEARDRVRTALSAMSIALPSKRITVNLSPADLPKEGSHFDLPIALSLLAALEIIPADAVEETTSLGELSLDGSLMPVVGALPAAMAAAEENRTLLCPRASGAEAAWVEATRVLGAATLADVVRHYTGQSPLPPAEPGEVHGDPSGRCLRDVKGQERAKRALEIAAAGRHHLMMTGTPGSGKSMLAARLPGILPPLTPGEALETSMIHSLAGLLDEGGINRARPFREPHHTASMAAIVGGGRRAGPGEISLAHNGVLFMDEFPEFPRTVLETLRQPIETGEVVVARANAHVRYPCRFMLVAAANPCKCGYLPDPARACTRAPVCGEDYMARISGPLMDRFDLRIEVPPVAFTDLDLPASGDSSAEVAARVTRARAVQQDRYAARADMRLNADAEGEALEEVATPDTEGRALLARVAERFGLTARGYHRVMRVARTIADLDGSTEVRRPHVAEAVSYRITGLKET is encoded by the coding sequence ATGGTCGCCCGCGCCTATACCGTGGCCTTCCAGGGGGTCGAGGCCCGCCCCGTCGAGGTGCAATGCGCCGTCACGCCCGGACTGCCCGGCTTTTCGCTCGTGGGCCTGCCCGACAAGGCCGTGTCCGAGGCGCGCGATCGGGTCCGCACCGCGCTCAGCGCCATGTCCATCGCGCTTCCGTCGAAGCGCATCACCGTCAATCTCAGCCCGGCTGACCTGCCGAAGGAGGGCAGCCATTTCGACCTGCCCATCGCGCTGTCGCTGCTTGCCGCGCTCGAGATCATCCCCGCCGACGCCGTCGAGGAGACGACCTCGCTGGGCGAATTGTCCCTCGACGGCTCGCTCATGCCCGTGGTGGGCGCGCTTCCCGCCGCCATGGCCGCGGCCGAGGAGAACCGCACGCTGCTCTGCCCGCGCGCCTCCGGCGCCGAGGCGGCCTGGGTCGAGGCGACCCGCGTGCTGGGCGCGGCCACGCTTGCGGACGTGGTGCGCCACTACACGGGGCAATCCCCCCTGCCCCCGGCCGAGCCCGGCGAGGTGCATGGCGATCCGTCCGGGCGCTGCCTGCGCGATGTGAAGGGACAGGAACGCGCCAAGCGCGCACTCGAGATCGCGGCTGCGGGCCGGCACCACCTTATGATGACCGGCACTCCCGGCTCGGGAAAGTCCATGCTGGCCGCGCGCCTGCCGGGGATCCTGCCGCCTCTCACGCCGGGCGAGGCGCTGGAAACCTCGATGATCCACTCGCTCGCCGGGCTCCTCGACGAAGGCGGCATCAACCGCGCCCGCCCCTTCCGCGAGCCGCACCACACCGCCTCCATGGCCGCCATCGTGGGCGGCGGGCGCCGCGCCGGTCCGGGCGAGATCAGCCTCGCGCATAACGGCGTGCTCTTCATGGACGAGTTTCCCGAGTTTCCCCGCACCGTCCTCGAAACCCTGCGCCAGCCCATCGAAACGGGCGAGGTGGTGGTCGCCCGCGCCAACGCCCATGTGCGCTACCCGTGCCGCTTCATGCTCGTGGCCGCGGCCAACCCCTGCAAATGCGGCTACCTGCCCGACCCCGCCCGCGCCTGCACCCGCGCCCCTGTCTGCGGCGAGGACTACATGGCCCGCATCTCCGGCCCGCTCATGGATCGCTTCGATCTCAGGATCGAGGTGCCGCCCGTGGCCTTCACCGATCTCGACCTGCCCGCCTCGGGCGACAGTTCCGCCGAGGTTGCCGCGCGCGTCACTCGGGCACGGGCGGTGCAACAGGACCGCTACGCCGCCCGGGCCGACATGCGCCTCAACGCCGATGCCGAAGGCGAGGCCCTCGAGGAGGTCGCGACCCCCGATACCGAGGGCCGTGCGCTGCTCGCGCGCGTGGCGGAACGCTTCGGGCTCACCGCCCGGGGCTATCATCGCGTCATGCGCGTGGCGCGCACCATCGCCGATCTCGACGGCTCGACCGAGGTCCGCCGCCCCCATGTGGCCGAGGCCGTGAGCTACCGCATCACCGGCCTCAAAGAGACCTGA
- a CDS encoding calcium/sodium antiporter: MMVWAYAGLGLVILLLAGDSLVKGAVNLSLRVGVPALIVSLTIVAFGTSAPELIIAINAVLENKAGLALGNVVGSNTANVLLVLGLPAILSVLHTSQCQTRKTYVQMMAATVVFIALAFRGIFDIWAAIVLLALLAYVLGGAFREAKAHRRVAKDRARDEEEIEGADPDMPWWQIVVFLVLGLIGLPLGADLLVHNASIIAGHYGVSDAVIGLTLVALGTSLPELATTVMAALRRQADVALGNVIGSNMFNLLAIIGITALVGPIPVDPEFLRFDLWVMLASSLVLVPFVMFRRDIGRVWGVILTVSYLGYIYVVLA; encoded by the coding sequence ATGATGGTATGGGCCTATGCTGGGCTGGGTCTCGTGATCCTGTTGCTGGCGGGGGATTCGCTGGTGAAGGGGGCGGTGAACCTGAGCCTGCGCGTGGGCGTGCCCGCGCTGATCGTAAGCCTGACCATCGTGGCTTTCGGCACGTCGGCGCCAGAGCTTATCATCGCGATCAACGCGGTCCTTGAGAACAAGGCGGGGCTGGCGCTGGGCAACGTGGTGGGATCCAACACGGCGAACGTCCTTCTGGTGCTGGGCCTGCCCGCGATCCTTTCGGTGCTGCACACCAGTCAGTGCCAAACCCGCAAGACATACGTGCAGATGATGGCGGCCACCGTGGTCTTCATCGCGCTGGCCTTCCGGGGAATCTTCGACATCTGGGCGGCAATCGTGCTGCTGGCGCTTCTGGCCTATGTCCTGGGGGGCGCGTTTCGCGAGGCGAAGGCGCATCGGCGGGTCGCGAAGGATCGCGCGCGCGACGAAGAAGAGATCGAGGGCGCGGATCCGGACATGCCCTGGTGGCAGATCGTCGTCTTTCTTGTCCTGGGCCTGATCGGCTTGCCCCTCGGGGCCGACCTGCTCGTTCACAACGCGTCGATCATCGCGGGCCACTACGGGGTGAGCGATGCGGTGATCGGGCTTACACTCGTCGCGCTCGGCACGTCGCTGCCGGAATTGGCGACGACCGTGATGGCGGCGCTGCGCCGGCAGGCGGACGTGGCATTGGGCAACGTGATCGGGTCGAACATGTTCAACCTGCTGGCCATTATTGGTATTACGGCACTTGTCGGTCCGATCCCCGTCGATCCCGAATTCCTCCGCTTCGATTTGTGGGTGATGCTGGCATCGTCGCTGGTGCTGGTGCCGTTCGTGATGTTCCGGCGGGATATCGGCCGCGTCTGGGGTGTGATCCTGACGGTGAGTTACCTGGGATATATTTACGTGGTGCTGGCATGA
- a CDS encoding S49 family peptidase translates to MKLWSSLKSRLPWSRAHPRVAVVRLMGTIGSGPRSALSDEAMRPVLEKAFRRGKPAAVALVINSPGGSPVQSALIAARIRRLAEEHDVPVHAFVEDVAASGGYWLATAADDIWVDHCSIVGSIGVISAGFGAHVFLARQGIERRVHTAGESKSMLDPFQPEKEEDVARLEALLDQMHEGFIAQVKARRGDRLTSERDLFTGEFWIGKRAVSLGLVDGEAHLEPKLRALYGRKVKLLRYGRKKGLLARFGASMAEDALGAIEERAEFARFGIRP, encoded by the coding sequence ATGAAGCTCTGGTCCTCCCTGAAATCTCGGCTGCCGTGGTCCAGGGCGCATCCCCGCGTCGCGGTGGTGCGCCTGATGGGCACGATCGGCTCGGGGCCGCGCTCGGCGCTGAGCGACGAGGCCATGCGCCCGGTGCTGGAAAAGGCGTTCCGGCGCGGCAAGCCCGCGGCGGTCGCGCTCGTCATCAATTCGCCGGGCGGATCGCCCGTGCAATCGGCGCTGATCGCAGCGCGGATACGGCGGCTGGCCGAGGAGCACGACGTGCCAGTCCATGCCTTCGTGGAGGACGTGGCGGCGTCGGGGGGCTATTGGCTCGCCACCGCGGCGGATGACATCTGGGTCGATCACTGTTCGATCGTGGGCTCGATCGGAGTGATCTCGGCGGGGTTCGGCGCGCATGTGTTCCTGGCCCGGCAGGGGATCGAACGGCGCGTTCACACGGCGGGCGAGTCGAAGAGCATGCTCGACCCGTTCCAGCCCGAGAAGGAAGAGGACGTGGCGCGGCTCGAGGCGCTTCTCGACCAGATGCACGAGGGGTTCATCGCGCAGGTGAAGGCACGGCGGGGCGACAGGCTGACCTCGGAACGCGATCTATTCACCGGCGAGTTCTGGATCGGGAAACGCGCGGTGAGCCTCGGGCTGGTCGATGGCGAGGCGCATCTCGAACCGAAGCTGCGCGCGCTTTACGGCCGCAAGGTCAAGCTCTTGCGCTATGGCCGAAAGAAAGGCCTCCTGGCGCGGTTCGGCGCGAGCATGGCGGAGGACGCGCTGGGCGCGATCGAGGAGCGCGCGGAGTTCGCGCGGTTCGGTATCCGCCCATGA